CGGCGTTCACCCGGTTCTTCGAGTACCGCTATTGCATCGGCAGCCTGCCGTTCACCGGCGCGACGACCAGAGACATGGGCGGCTGGATCCGGTTCCGGGATGAAGCCGGGCCGTTGGGACCGTTGCAACTGCTCGGCCTGATCGACGCGTGGCCGCCGGCAACACTGCCGTTGCTGACTGAGCGCGCACCCTCCAGTTCGCTGACCTGGTTCGTGGAATTCGTGCAGCCGCTGCCCGCCATCGAGGCCAATGACTGGTTGCTGTATCAGGCCACTCTGGATCACGCCCGGGACGGCTACGGGCAGACCCAGGCCCGTTTGTGGACACGCGCCGGCGACCTGATCGCTCTCAGTCGCCAGACGGTAACGGTGTTCGGCTGACCTGCAGTCCTGACCCCGGCCGGATCAGTGATTGCCCTCGGGCATGCAGACGATCTCGGCGATCTCGAGATCGCGTTGGTCACCGGCATGTTCGGTCAGGAACGCGCGCTCGATCTCGTCGCTGGCGACACTGCCGTCGCTGGCGCTGAGTTCGCGTACGAAATGGTCGATGGCTCCGGATGCGCGATCCCGGAATTCCACGGTGCAGACGTAGTGCGTCATGGCTCGGCTCCTGTTTTCGCCTTCCCTGTGGAAAGAGTAGCAGAGCCATGCTTCCAGGCGATCCAGGGCGCCCGGGGGGCGTTACCAGTAGAGAGCCAATGCGGCTTGAGACGGCGCGATGACCATCCGGTAGTGGAGTCGCGGCGGGTCGCCGCCGGGTATTCGGGTTGTGGCTCCGGCGCGAGCGGTTGCACCCTGCGCGGATGTAGGGCGGGTCCAGACCTGGATGGCGGATACCGCCATGCCCAGGGCGGCGTTGCGCAGACCGTCACCGGTGCGGTCATCGCCGATGGCAATGGTCGCTCCGGCGGCGATATTCACCGCCAGCGCACCCTTGAGGGCGCCCGGTCGCCGACGCTGCGCTTCAATGCGTGCCGTCTCGGCGATGAGCTGCTCGGCCCGGTGCAGCGCGTCCGGATGCCCGGAGGCGCGCAGGTCCTGCAGGCGGTGTCGCGCCTCGGGGTAGGGGGGCGATTCCAGCAGGAGTGTTCCCAGGGCCAGTAGCGATTTCACCGAATCCACACGGGCGTCGAAGCGGGTGTCGCGGTCGGAGCCTTCGCTGGCCAGGTAGATGTTGCGGCCGAGGTTGGCCCCGTGGAAGCCACCCCAGCCGAAACGCCAGATTCTGTCGTGGCGCTGGCCCTGGGTCAGGGCGTCGTCCAGCGCCTGCCAGCGAGCCTCCGCGGCGACCGCGGGCTGCGCCGTCAGCGCGGCCGCCAGGGCCAGCAGGGCGGCGGCGAGGAGGCCGGTCGGCACCGAGATTGCGGAGTACTTCTGTAATAGGGCGATCACGGTGGGCATGTTAGCTTACTGACGAAACGCTGGCATGTTCCGCCAGCGGGCGAGATGGAGCAGGGCAAGAATGGGCGCGATCCTCAGGGCGTACACTACCGCCGAACAATGGGCGGACCGCAGCGTGCACTGGCTGGCCATGGTAGCCGCGGTGACGGGGCTGATTGCCTTGCTGGTGGCGGCCGGGCTATCGGGTGACGCCACGCCACTGGTCTGGGCGACTCTGGCGGTGTATGGCGCCGGCTTGGTGGTCATGTTCGGGTGTTCCATGCTGAGCAACCACGACCTGTCGGACAGTTCACGGTGGGCGGGGCTGTTCCAGAGACTGGACCATGCCGGCATCCTGTTCATGATCGCCGCGACCTACACGCCGCTGACCCTGTTCATCATCGGCGGTGCCGCCGGCTGGACCCTGCTGCTGTTCATCTGGGCCATGGCGCTCTTCGGCATGGGTCTGCGCCTGTTCCGGCGGCGTGCGCTGGAGCCGCGCAAGGCGTTTCTGTTCTACCTGGCGCTGGGCTGGAGCGCGGTGTTCGTGCTGCAACCGCTGGTATCGTCGGCGTCTCTGAGCGTCGCGGTGCTGGTGATCACCGGTGGCCTGCTGTACAGCCTGGGTGTACCGTTTTTCCTCTGGTGGCGGCTGCCGTTCCATCGCACCATCTGGCACGCCTTCGTGGTGGCGGCGGCAAGCTGCCATTACGCGGCGGTGATGGTCGGTGTGGCGCTGACCGGGGGCCTGACGGCCAGTAGTTGATCCAGCAGCGGAGACGCCGCTCCACCATGACCGGCACCCCGGCGCGGGCAAATGGGTAGCGGCTGTTTGGCCGCGGGTCCCGAAACTTCACTCGTGAGCAGCCACCATGTTTGAACGCTTCCCCGAAGGATTTCACGCCCTGATTCAGGGCGCCAGCCGCGGCATTGGCCTGGAGTGCGTGCGCCGGCTTCTCGATGAGCCGCAGGTGGGCCGGGTCTATGCGACCGCGCGCCGTCCGGACCGTGCTGAAGGGCTCCAGGAGCTCGCCGAAGCGCATCCGGAGCGGCTGGTGACGGTGCCCCTGGATGTCACCGACGAGAGCAGCATTGACGATGCCGCGGCCACCGTTGGTGCCCGCAGTGAGCGCCTGCACCTGCTGTTCAACGTGGCCGGATTGCTCCATGACGACCATGACCTGAAACCGGAGAAGCGCCTGGCGGACGTGCGCCTGGACAATCTGGAGCGCAGCTTCCGCGTCAACGCTTTCGGGCCATTGCTGGTGGCGCGAGCATTCGAACGGTTGCTCACCCATCGGGAGCACGCCGTGCTGGCCAATATGTCCGCGCGGGTCGGGAGTATCGGTGACAACGGCCTGGGCGGATGGTACGCCTACCGTGGTGCCAAGGCGGCGCAGAACATGTTCACCCGCGGGTTGTCCGTTGAGCTGGCGCGCCGGTCCCGGCAACTGGTGTGCGTGGCGCTGCACCCCGGAACCACCGATACCGGGCTGTCGCAGCCATTCCAGTCACGGGTGCCGGAGGGCAAGCTGTTCAGCACCGAATACACGGTGGAGCGCCTGTTCCAGGTCATCAGTGGACTGGGCCCGGAGGATTCTGGCAGCTTTCTTGCCTGGGACGGTGAGCCCATCCCCTGGTAGGGACCGCCCGCCGCGCGTTCAGCTGCCCTG
The DNA window shown above is from Aquisalimonas sp. 2447 and carries:
- a CDS encoding hemolysin III family protein, whose protein sequence is MGAILRAYTTAEQWADRSVHWLAMVAAVTGLIALLVAAGLSGDATPLVWATLAVYGAGLVVMFGCSMLSNHDLSDSSRWAGLFQRLDHAGILFMIAATYTPLTLFIIGGAAGWTLLLFIWAMALFGMGLRLFRRRALEPRKAFLFYLALGWSAVFVLQPLVSSASLSVAVLVITGGLLYSLGVPFFLWWRLPFHRTIWHAFVVAAASCHYAAVMVGVALTGGLTASS
- a CDS encoding SDR family oxidoreductase; the encoded protein is MFERFPEGFHALIQGASRGIGLECVRRLLDEPQVGRVYATARRPDRAEGLQELAEAHPERLVTVPLDVTDESSIDDAAATVGARSERLHLLFNVAGLLHDDHDLKPEKRLADVRLDNLERSFRVNAFGPLLVARAFERLLTHREHAVLANMSARVGSIGDNGLGGWYAYRGAKAAQNMFTRGLSVELARRSRQLVCVALHPGTTDTGLSQPFQSRVPEGKLFSTEYTVERLFQVISGLGPEDSGSFLAWDGEPIPW